The proteins below are encoded in one region of Pseudomonas sp. SCB32:
- a CDS encoding helix-turn-helix transcriptional regulator has translation MPSRDMDVLYDQLVGLSYECVLDESAWLPLLSGLLGATGRQQGALLFWDQTQAGALASEINLCDPGAIELYNRDYCNIDPSKGFMVHRPVGNWYHDLVEFGPERIRRDPYYQEFQLPNDMLNVSCLKLNEQASAGIYLSVLTSVGARYPTPDEQALLNRLSQHLVRAARMFERIGDMRQELSKRDLLLDQHPTPLWLLDGNTRVLYANQAAQQQLRQQKAAFYEVFGRLHYRRHNARLQALVRHAAPRQGKGKAGWLPLSDSSALELLVTPVPAEAGFNQAFQRPLALLALLDPQRQSRLLGELFGLTPAEQRLGDLLVRGLSPEQCTEHLGTSINTVRSQLRALFRKTHTSRQAELVSLLVRLGQR, from the coding sequence ATGCCGAGTCGGGATATGGACGTGCTGTACGACCAGCTGGTGGGACTTTCCTATGAATGCGTGCTCGACGAGAGCGCCTGGCTGCCCTTGCTCTCCGGCCTGCTCGGCGCCACCGGCCGCCAGCAGGGCGCCCTGCTGTTCTGGGACCAGACCCAGGCAGGCGCACTGGCGAGCGAGATCAACCTGTGCGATCCCGGCGCCATCGAGCTGTACAACCGCGACTACTGCAATATCGATCCGTCCAAGGGCTTCATGGTCCACCGCCCCGTGGGCAACTGGTACCACGACCTGGTGGAGTTCGGCCCGGAGCGCATCCGCCGCGACCCCTACTATCAGGAATTCCAGCTGCCCAACGACATGCTCAACGTGTCCTGCCTGAAGCTCAACGAGCAGGCCAGCGCCGGCATCTACCTGTCGGTGCTGACCAGCGTCGGTGCGCGCTATCCCACGCCCGACGAACAGGCCCTGCTGAACCGCCTGAGCCAGCACCTGGTCCGCGCGGCGCGGATGTTCGAGCGGATCGGCGACATGCGCCAGGAGCTTTCCAAGCGCGACCTGCTGCTCGACCAGCATCCCACGCCACTCTGGCTGCTCGATGGCAACACCCGCGTGCTCTATGCCAACCAGGCCGCACAGCAGCAGCTGCGGCAACAGAAAGCGGCCTTCTATGAAGTCTTCGGCCGTCTGCACTACCGCCGGCACAATGCCCGCCTGCAGGCACTGGTGCGCCACGCCGCTCCTCGCCAGGGCAAGGGGAAGGCGGGCTGGTTGCCGCTGAGCGACAGCAGCGCGCTCGAACTGCTGGTCACCCCGGTGCCGGCCGAAGCCGGCTTCAACCAGGCCTTCCAGCGGCCACTGGCCCTGCTCGCCCTGCTCGACCCGCAGCGCCAGAGCCGGCTGCTCGGCGAACTGTTCGGCCTTACTCCGGCCGAGCAGCGCCTGGGCGACCTGCTGGTGCGCGGGCTCTCACCGGAGCAATGCACCGAGCACCTGGGCACCTCCATCAATACCGTGCGCAGCCAGTTGCGCGCGCTGTTCCGCAAGACCCACACCAGCCGCCAGGCCGAGCTGGTCAGCCTGTTGGTGCGCCTGGGCCAGCGCTGA
- a CDS encoding rhodanese-related sulfurtransferase encodes MTTDRIVVAALYKFVSLPDYVALREPLLQALLDNGVKGTLLLAEEGINGTVSGTRAGIDGLLAWLRNDSRLADVDHKESYCDEQPFYRTKVKLKKEIVTLGVPGVDPNAKVGTYVEPKDWNALISDPEVLLIDTRNDYEVAIGTFEGAIDPKTKSFREFPEYIREHYDPATHKKVAMFCTGGIRCEKASSYMLNEGFEEVFHLKGGILKYLEQVPEAETLWRGDCFVFDNRVTVRHDLSEGDYDQCHACRNPISAEDRASEHYAPGISCPHCWDSLSEKTRASARERQKQIELARERNQPHPIGRDPRAEN; translated from the coding sequence ATGACCACCGATCGAATCGTCGTCGCGGCGTTGTACAAGTTCGTCTCCCTGCCCGACTACGTCGCCCTGCGCGAACCCCTGCTGCAGGCCCTGCTGGACAACGGCGTGAAGGGCACCCTGCTGCTCGCCGAGGAAGGCATCAACGGCACCGTCTCCGGCACCCGCGCCGGTATCGACGGCTTGCTGGCCTGGCTGCGCAACGACTCGCGCCTGGCCGACGTGGACCACAAGGAGTCCTACTGCGACGAACAACCCTTCTACCGCACCAAGGTGAAGCTGAAGAAGGAAATCGTCACCCTCGGCGTGCCGGGCGTTGACCCGAACGCCAAGGTCGGCACCTACGTCGAGCCCAAGGACTGGAACGCGCTGATTTCCGATCCGGAAGTGCTGCTGATCGACACCCGCAACGACTACGAAGTGGCCATCGGCACCTTCGAGGGCGCCATCGACCCGAAGACCAAGTCGTTCCGCGAGTTCCCCGAGTACATCCGCGAGCACTACGACCCGGCCACGCACAAGAAGGTCGCCATGTTCTGCACCGGCGGCATCCGCTGCGAGAAGGCGTCGAGCTACATGCTCAACGAAGGCTTCGAGGAGGTGTTCCACCTCAAGGGCGGCATCCTCAAGTACCTGGAGCAAGTGCCCGAGGCCGAGACCCTCTGGCGCGGCGACTGCTTCGTGTTCGACAACCGCGTGACCGTGCGCCATGACCTGTCCGAAGGCGACTACGATCAGTGCCATGCCTGCCGCAATCCGATCTCGGCCGAGGATCGCGCCTCGGAGCATTACGCTCCAGGCATAAGCTGCCCGCATTGCTGGGATTCGCTGTCGGAGAAAACCCGCGCCAGCGCCCGCGAGCGGCAGAAGCAGATCGAGCTGGCGCGCGAGCGTAACCAGCCGCATCCCATTGGCCGTGACCCCCGCGCGGAGAACTGA
- a CDS encoding DsbA family protein, producing the protein MTSRLLYVMDPMCSWCWGFAPVAEKLVEQARAAGVPLALVMGGLRTGQGAALEPATKRYILEHWQAVHDATGQPFRFEGALPDGFVYDTEPACRAVVTARRLDEDCAWALVGEIQQAFYAEGRDVTQASVLTELAERAGLPRIEFAEAFDSQDNHLATLADFSWARDLGIAGFPTLLAERDGQLALLTNGYQPLSELAPLLDRWLERGRHA; encoded by the coding sequence GTGACCAGCCGCCTGCTCTATGTGATGGACCCGATGTGCTCCTGGTGCTGGGGCTTCGCCCCGGTGGCCGAGAAGCTGGTAGAGCAGGCGCGCGCCGCCGGCGTGCCGCTGGCACTGGTGATGGGCGGGCTGCGCACCGGCCAGGGCGCGGCGCTGGAGCCGGCCACCAAGCGCTATATCCTCGAACACTGGCAGGCGGTGCATGACGCCACCGGCCAGCCGTTTCGCTTCGAGGGCGCGCTGCCCGATGGTTTCGTCTACGACACCGAGCCGGCCTGCCGGGCGGTGGTGACCGCTCGCCGCCTGGATGAAGATTGTGCCTGGGCGCTGGTCGGCGAGATCCAGCAGGCGTTCTACGCCGAAGGCCGTGATGTCACCCAGGCCAGCGTGCTTACCGAGTTGGCCGAGCGCGCGGGTCTTCCGCGCATCGAATTCGCCGAAGCCTTCGACAGCCAGGACAACCACCTGGCGACCCTCGCCGACTTCTCCTGGGCCCGCGACCTGGGCATCGCCGGCTTCCCCACCCTGCTGGCCGAGCGCGATGGCCAACTGGCCCTGCTGACCAACGGCTACCAGCCCCTGAGCGAACTGGCGCCGCTGCTGGATCGCTGGCTGGAGCGCGGGCGGCATGCCTGA
- a CDS encoding EAL domain-containing protein encodes MAVVLLQALIGAGSLYILSGVRAYVGGESLWSKGQKDAIHYLQRYGQTRDPEDYRRYEAAIAIPLGDRTFRAALDQDPPDIEQARRGALDGGNHPDDVNSLIWLYRYFHEYSFFDEAVKRWIVGDTFLDQLLQVADEMHASIRAGTVNPGDLSYWNNRIQGINEGVTPAAMAFSAALGKGSRMLMWVLLVVNCLAGLALILLAIWRTLKLVRQQRAFESALDAEKERAQTTLAAIGDGVVTLDAQECIAYFNPAAERLIGWDSNMAVGLPLRSLLRIFDEANQEEGLPLVGQILRGEVDGGSESSKLIQRLDGTSVAVTLVGTPIHADGRVVGVVLVMHDMTRERQYMASLSWQATHDALTGLTNRREFEFRLKQAMERSVHMDDRHALMYLDLDQFKLVNDTCGHAAGDELLRQVCSVLQQCLRDGDTLARLGGDEFGILLENCPPEMAEQIGERIRLTIQGLHFIWETRPFNITVSIGVVHVSSMLVSVEEALRCADMACYMAKEKGRNRAQVFRPDDTELSTRVGEMAWVQRIRLALDEERFCLYAQAIFPVDARADEGAHVELLLRLNDESGRLVAPINFIPAAERYGLMPDIDRWVVESAFKTLAARAMEGDYEPIHTCAINLSGATIGDDTFLDFLRDLQPRYGIAPASICFEVTETSAIANLVNATRFIQELKALGYRFSLDDFCAGMSSFVYLKHLPVDYLKIDGSFIKDMLDDPIDRAMVQVINQIGHVMGKRTVAEFVESMEILEVLREIGVDYAQGYGLARPQPFNRSFLRETEMATAGANTTSRR; translated from the coding sequence ATGGCCGTGGTGCTGTTGCAGGCGCTGATCGGCGCCGGCAGTCTGTACATTCTTTCCGGCGTGCGGGCGTACGTGGGTGGCGAAAGCCTCTGGTCGAAGGGGCAGAAGGATGCCATCCACTACCTGCAGCGTTATGGCCAGACCCGCGACCCGGAAGACTACCGCCGCTACGAGGCAGCGATTGCCATTCCCCTGGGTGACCGCACCTTCCGCGCGGCCCTCGACCAGGACCCGCCGGATATCGAGCAGGCGCGGCGCGGCGCGCTGGATGGCGGCAATCACCCCGATGACGTCAACAGCCTGATCTGGCTGTACCGCTACTTCCACGAGTACAGCTTCTTCGACGAGGCGGTGAAGCGCTGGATCGTCGGCGACACCTTCCTCGACCAGCTCCTGCAGGTGGCCGACGAGATGCACGCGAGCATCCGTGCCGGCACGGTCAACCCCGGCGACCTGAGTTACTGGAACAACCGCATCCAGGGCATCAACGAAGGTGTGACGCCAGCGGCCATGGCCTTCTCCGCCGCCCTGGGCAAGGGTTCGCGGATGCTGATGTGGGTGCTGCTGGTGGTCAACTGCCTGGCGGGGCTGGCGCTGATCCTCCTGGCGATCTGGCGGACTCTCAAGCTGGTGCGTCAGCAGCGGGCCTTCGAAAGCGCCCTGGACGCCGAGAAGGAGCGCGCGCAGACCACCCTGGCGGCGATCGGCGACGGTGTGGTGACCCTCGATGCCCAGGAGTGCATCGCCTATTTCAACCCCGCCGCCGAGCGGTTGATTGGCTGGGACAGCAACATGGCGGTCGGCCTGCCGTTGCGCTCGCTGCTGCGGATATTCGACGAGGCCAATCAGGAAGAAGGCCTGCCGTTGGTGGGGCAGATCCTGCGTGGCGAAGTGGATGGCGGCAGTGAGTCGAGCAAGCTGATCCAGCGCCTGGACGGTACCAGCGTGGCGGTGACGCTGGTGGGCACGCCGATCCATGCTGACGGTCGGGTGGTCGGCGTGGTGCTGGTGATGCATGACATGACCCGCGAGCGCCAGTACATGGCCAGCCTGTCATGGCAGGCAACCCACGATGCGCTGACCGGCCTGACCAACCGCCGCGAGTTCGAATTCCGCCTAAAGCAGGCGATGGAACGCTCGGTGCACATGGATGACCGCCATGCGCTGATGTACCTGGACCTGGACCAGTTCAAGCTGGTCAACGACACCTGCGGCCATGCCGCCGGCGACGAGCTGCTGCGCCAGGTGTGCTCGGTATTGCAGCAGTGCCTGCGCGACGGCGACACCCTGGCGCGGCTGGGCGGCGACGAGTTCGGCATCCTGCTGGAGAACTGCCCGCCGGAAATGGCGGAACAGATCGGCGAACGTATCCGCCTGACCATCCAGGGCCTGCATTTCATCTGGGAAACCCGGCCGTTCAACATCACCGTCAGCATCGGCGTGGTGCATGTCTCGTCGATGCTGGTGTCCGTCGAGGAGGCGCTGCGCTGCGCCGACATGGCCTGCTACATGGCCAAGGAGAAGGGCCGCAATCGCGCCCAGGTGTTCCGCCCCGACGATACCGAGCTGTCGACCCGTGTGGGCGAGATGGCGTGGGTCCAGCGCATCCGCCTGGCCCTCGACGAGGAGCGCTTCTGTCTTTATGCGCAGGCGATCTTCCCGGTCGATGCGCGCGCGGACGAGGGCGCCCATGTCGAGTTGCTGCTGCGCCTGAACGATGAAAGTGGCCGCCTGGTGGCCCCGATCAACTTCATTCCCGCCGCGGAGCGCTACGGACTGATGCCCGACATCGACCGCTGGGTGGTCGAGAGTGCCTTCAAGACCCTGGCAGCCCGTGCGATGGAAGGGGATTACGAGCCGATCCATACCTGCGCGATCAACCTGTCGGGAGCGACCATCGGCGATGACACTTTCCTCGACTTCCTGCGCGACCTGCAGCCGCGCTATGGCATCGCCCCGGCGAGCATCTGCTTCGAGGTGACCGAAACCAGCGCGATCGCCAACCTGGTCAACGCGACGCGCTTCATCCAGGAGCTCAAGGCCCTGGGCTACCGCTTCTCCCTCGACGACTTCTGCGCCGGCATGTCCTCCTTCGTCTACCTCAAGCACCTGCCGGTGGACTACCTGAAGATCGACGGCAGCTTCATCAAGGACATGCTCGACGATCCGATCGACCGGGCCATGGTCCAGGTGATCAACCAGATCGGCCACGTCATGGGCAAGCGCACGGTGGCCGAGTTCGTCGAGTCGATGGAAATACTCGAAGTCCTGCGGGAAATCGGCGTCGACTATGCTCAGGGCTATGGCCTCGCCCGGCCGCAACCCTTCAACCGCAGCTTCCTGCGGGAGACGGAAATGGCGACCGCTGGAGCGAACACAACCTCCAGACGGTGA
- a CDS encoding ABC transporter ATP-binding protein, giving the protein MPELSADRLSWAEIRRLAFHHRKALLLANLVAVLATACSVPIPLLLPLLVDEVLLGKGDAALQVMNHWLPDGWHKPAGYIGLMLLVTLALRSCALVFNVLQARLFARLSKDVVYRIRLRLIERLKRIALSEYETLGGGSVSAHLVTDLDTLDKFVGDTLSRFLVALLTLCGTAGILIWMHWKLALLILLFNPLVIFATVQLGKRVKHLKKLENDSTARFTQALTETLEAIQEVRAGNRQGFFLGRLGVRAREVRDYAVASQWKSDAAGRASGLLFQFGIDLFRAAAMLTVLFSDLSIGQMLAVFSYLWFMIGPVEQLLSLQYAYYAAGGALSRINELLARADEPQYPPRRDPFVGQDNVGIQVRDLSFAYRDERVLDGMDLDIAPGEKVAIVGASGGGKSTLVQLMLGLYQPQSGSIRYGGVALEEIGLECVREHVAVVLQHPALFNDTVRANLTMGRERSDEACWRALEVAQLADTILTLPQGLDSVVGRSGVRLSGGQRQRLAIARMVLAEPKVVILDEATSALDAATEYALHQALGRFLEGRTTLIIAHRLSAVKQADRVLVFDGGRIAEDGDHQQLIAEGGLYARLYGHLQQN; this is encoded by the coding sequence ATGCCTGAGCTGTCCGCTGACCGCCTGAGCTGGGCGGAGATTCGCCGCCTCGCTTTCCATCACCGCAAGGCCCTGCTGCTCGCCAACCTGGTCGCCGTACTGGCCACCGCGTGCAGTGTGCCGATCCCGCTGCTGCTGCCGCTGCTGGTGGACGAAGTACTGCTGGGCAAGGGCGACGCCGCGCTGCAGGTGATGAACCACTGGCTGCCTGATGGCTGGCACAAACCCGCTGGATATATCGGCCTGATGCTGTTGGTGACTCTGGCGCTGCGCAGCTGCGCACTGGTCTTCAACGTGTTGCAGGCGCGGCTCTTCGCGCGGCTGTCCAAGGATGTGGTGTACCGCATCCGCCTGCGCCTGATCGAGCGCCTGAAGCGCATCGCCCTGAGCGAATACGAGACTCTCGGCGGCGGCTCGGTCAGCGCGCACCTGGTGACCGATCTCGATACGCTCGACAAGTTCGTCGGCGACACCCTGAGCCGCTTCCTGGTGGCGTTGCTGACTCTCTGCGGCACCGCCGGCATCCTGATCTGGATGCACTGGAAGCTGGCGCTGCTGATCCTGCTGTTCAACCCGCTGGTGATCTTCGCCACGGTGCAGCTGGGCAAGCGTGTGAAGCACCTGAAGAAGCTGGAGAACGACAGCACCGCGCGCTTCACCCAGGCCCTCACCGAAACCCTGGAGGCGATCCAGGAAGTGCGTGCCGGCAACCGCCAGGGCTTCTTCCTCGGCCGTCTGGGCGTGCGTGCCCGCGAGGTGCGCGACTATGCGGTGGCTTCGCAGTGGAAGAGCGATGCCGCCGGGCGCGCCAGCGGCCTGCTGTTCCAGTTCGGTATCGACCTGTTCCGCGCCGCGGCGATGCTCACCGTGCTGTTCTCCGACCTGTCCATCGGCCAGATGCTGGCGGTGTTCAGCTACCTCTGGTTCATGATCGGCCCGGTGGAGCAACTGCTCAGCCTGCAATACGCCTACTACGCCGCCGGCGGCGCGCTGAGCCGTATCAACGAGCTGCTGGCGCGTGCCGACGAGCCGCAGTATCCGCCGCGCCGCGATCCCTTCGTCGGCCAGGACAATGTCGGCATCCAGGTGCGCGACCTGAGCTTCGCCTACCGCGACGAGCGGGTTCTCGACGGCATGGACCTGGATATCGCTCCCGGCGAGAAGGTCGCCATAGTCGGCGCCAGCGGCGGCGGCAAGAGCACCCTGGTGCAACTGATGCTCGGCCTCTACCAGCCGCAATCCGGCAGCATCCGCTATGGCGGCGTGGCGCTGGAGGAGATTGGCCTTGAGTGCGTGCGCGAGCATGTGGCCGTGGTGCTGCAGCATCCGGCGCTGTTCAACGACACGGTGCGCGCCAACCTGACCATGGGCCGCGAGCGCAGCGACGAAGCCTGCTGGCGCGCGCTGGAAGTGGCGCAGCTGGCGGACACCATCCTCACCCTGCCGCAAGGCCTGGACAGTGTGGTGGGCCGCTCCGGCGTGCGCCTCTCCGGTGGCCAGCGGCAGCGCCTGGCCATTGCCCGCATGGTGCTGGCCGAGCCCAAGGTGGTGATCCTCGACGAGGCGACCTCGGCGCTGGACGCCGCCACCGAGTACGCCCTGCACCAGGCGCTGGGGCGCTTCCTCGAAGGGCGCACCACCCTGATCATCGCCCACCGCCTGTCGGCGGTTAAGCAGGCCGACCGGGTGCTGGTGTTCGACGGCGGGCGCATTGCCGAAGACGGCGACCATCAGCAACTGATCGCCGAAGGCGGGCTGTATGCCCGCCTGTATGGCCATTTGCAGCAGAACTGA
- a CDS encoding BolA family transcriptional regulator, translating to MSMRDRIQTALGALEPQHLDVLDESHMHSRGQETHYKAVIVSPVFAGLNAVKRHQKVYATLGDLMGQFHALALHTYTPEEWAQQGQAPDSPTCRGGSKHDLH from the coding sequence ATGAGCATGCGTGACCGTATCCAGACCGCCCTGGGCGCCCTCGAACCGCAGCACCTCGACGTGCTCGACGAGAGCCACATGCACAGTCGCGGGCAGGAAACGCACTACAAGGCCGTGATCGTCAGCCCGGTGTTCGCCGGGTTGAACGCGGTGAAGCGGCACCAGAAGGTCTACGCCACCCTGGGTGACCTGATGGGGCAGTTCCACGCCCTGGCCCTGCACACCTACACCCCCGAGGAGTGGGCGCAGCAGGGGCAGGCGCCGGATTCGCCGACCTGCCGTGGCGGCAGCAAGCACGATCTGCACTGA
- a CDS encoding class I SAM-dependent methyltransferase — protein sequence MDNRTQQNPESIKQAIEELEQQLRRIKDSNSQLLALATGHSAPVEQSRVLPFPRRRERPMGEGAGNAVLLDYLYGIDSSLPSLLPDGPTDELFRYASSAPASRALRSRRQLLAREIDRTCEQLGGQARILCVGCGHLREADLSRALRNGHFREFVALDTPLQSLQTVESCYASQGIRAVQCSLDELFYSRADLRHFDLIYCAGLYEVLDDQDARDLTRNLFARLLPGGRLLLSNFLPGIPDIAYLEGLLDWQPHYRSDAAMIDLLQGVTYNDIAHTRIFHDLGHCVTFLEVTRYG from the coding sequence ATGGACAATCGGACCCAGCAGAATCCGGAATCGATCAAACAGGCCATCGAAGAACTCGAACAGCAACTGCGCCGTATCAAGGACAGCAACTCCCAGTTGCTGGCGCTGGCCACCGGTCACTCCGCGCCCGTGGAGCAATCCCGGGTGCTGCCCTTCCCCCGTCGGCGCGAGCGGCCCATGGGTGAAGGCGCCGGCAACGCCGTGCTGCTGGACTACCTCTACGGTATCGACAGCAGCCTGCCCTCGCTGCTGCCCGACGGGCCCACCGACGAGCTGTTCCGCTACGCCAGCTCGGCGCCGGCCTCGCGCGCCCTGCGCTCGCGACGCCAGTTGCTGGCCCGGGAGATCGACCGCACCTGCGAGCAACTCGGCGGCCAGGCACGCATCCTCTGCGTGGGCTGCGGCCACCTGCGCGAGGCGGACCTTTCGCGGGCGCTGCGCAACGGTCACTTCCGTGAGTTCGTCGCCCTCGACACCCCGTTGCAGTCGCTGCAAACCGTGGAGTCCTGCTACGCCTCGCAGGGCATACGGGCGGTGCAGTGCAGCCTGGACGAGCTGTTCTACAGCCGGGCCGACCTGCGTCATTTCGACCTGATTTACTGCGCCGGGCTCTATGAAGTTCTCGATGACCAGGACGCCCGCGACCTCACCCGCAACCTGTTCGCCCGCCTGCTGCCGGGTGGGCGCCTGCTACTGAGCAACTTCCTGCCGGGGATACCGGATATCGCCTACCTCGAAGGGCTGCTGGACTGGCAGCCGCACTACCGCAGCGACGCCGCGATGATCGACCTGCTGCAGGGCGTGACCTACAACGACATCGCCCACACCCGGATCTTCCATGACCTGGGCCACTGCGTGACCTTCCTGGAAGTCACCCGCTACGGCTGA